One genomic region from Cardinium endosymbiont of Dermatophagoides farinae encodes:
- the topA gene encoding type I DNA topoisomerase, translating to MAKNLVIVESPAKAKTIERYLGSSYQVASSNGHIRDLIKGNNAINIEQGFLPSYEISPGKERVVQHLKKLANSSDCVYLASDDDREGESISWHLKEALELKDDKVQRIVFREITKMAVLNALKQPRTIDLALVDSQQARRVLDRLVGYDLSPLLWKKIKPGLSAGRVQSVAVRMVVERERAIDRFVSTSSFAVAAFFILPTGQLLKADGAEKFKTEETAFAFLEQCKGALFSIKALDTKALKRSPSPPFTTSTLQQEASRKLGYSVNRTMVLAQQLYETGKISYMRTDSVTFSKEAIQNISEMVVATYGAAYFQARSYTTKSSTAQEAHEAIRPTDFSLKVASSHKDEQRLYELIWRRAMASQMADAQIEKTIATIQISTTDQPLIATGEVLKFEGFLKAYLREQEDEEGADENKTMLPPLHIGQELSLEKMLARERFSNPPARYTEATLVRDLEEKEIGRPSTYAPIIATIQKRGYIKLESREGFPRAYRLLTLQNNLIHTATLTEIVRAEKQKLFPTDMATVVNDFLVKHFSDVTDYNFTAHVEKELDKIAQGAKIWNQMLTEFYSGFYPKVQATAGIDRSMVNYTRLLGKDPATNASLIVRLGKYGPLVQLGIEADDREASPRFAGLRANQRMETITLEEALELFKLPRIVGTFETLPLMINIGRFGPYIKHGTLFYSIPKTDDPFTINEEGAIAIIEAKRKADAEKLIKSFPEDPMIQILNGRWGPYIKNGKNHARIPKDITDPNLLSLEECLHILENNVKSKKR from the coding sequence ATGGCAAAAAATCTAGTTATTGTTGAGTCACCTGCCAAAGCGAAAACGATCGAACGCTACCTAGGAAGTAGTTACCAAGTAGCCTCCTCTAATGGCCATATTAGAGACCTTATTAAAGGCAATAACGCCATTAACATTGAGCAAGGTTTTTTGCCTAGTTATGAAATCAGTCCCGGAAAGGAACGGGTGGTACAACACCTTAAAAAATTAGCCAATAGCTCTGATTGTGTCTATTTAGCCAGTGATGATGACCGAGAAGGAGAGTCTATTTCGTGGCATTTAAAAGAGGCGCTTGAGCTAAAGGATGACAAGGTGCAACGGATTGTTTTTAGAGAAATTACCAAAATGGCTGTTTTGAATGCATTGAAGCAACCACGTACCATCGACTTAGCTTTAGTTGATTCACAACAAGCCAGACGTGTTTTAGATAGGCTAGTAGGCTATGACCTATCTCCATTATTGTGGAAAAAGATTAAACCTGGTCTCTCTGCAGGCCGTGTCCAATCTGTTGCAGTAAGGATGGTCGTAGAGCGAGAAAGAGCCATTGATCGTTTTGTTTCCACTTCTAGTTTTGCGGTAGCTGCTTTTTTTATTTTACCGACAGGGCAACTACTGAAAGCAGATGGTGCAGAAAAATTTAAAACAGAAGAAACAGCCTTTGCATTTCTAGAACAATGCAAAGGGGCACTTTTTTCGATTAAAGCATTGGATACGAAGGCATTAAAACGATCTCCTTCCCCTCCTTTTACCACTTCTACCCTACAGCAAGAAGCCAGTAGAAAGCTTGGCTATTCTGTAAACCGCACAATGGTATTGGCCCAGCAGCTCTATGAGACAGGTAAAATTTCTTACATGAGGACAGACTCTGTAACGTTTTCAAAAGAGGCGATACAAAATATATCAGAAATGGTTGTGGCCACCTATGGGGCTGCCTACTTTCAGGCTAGAAGTTATACTACTAAATCATCCACTGCACAAGAAGCCCATGAAGCAATACGGCCCACTGATTTTTCATTAAAGGTAGCCAGTAGCCATAAAGATGAGCAGCGGCTATATGAACTGATTTGGCGCAGAGCGATGGCCTCTCAAATGGCTGATGCACAAATAGAAAAAACCATAGCAACGATTCAAATCTCTACAACAGACCAACCACTGATCGCAACTGGAGAAGTATTAAAATTTGAAGGTTTTCTAAAGGCATATCTACGCGAACAGGAAGATGAAGAAGGGGCAGATGAGAACAAAACGATGTTGCCACCACTCCATATAGGCCAGGAGCTTTCCTTAGAGAAAATGTTGGCCAGAGAACGGTTCAGCAATCCACCCGCTCGGTATACTGAGGCCACTTTGGTAAGAGATTTAGAAGAAAAAGAGATCGGACGTCCTTCTACCTATGCACCTATCATTGCCACGATTCAGAAAAGAGGATATATCAAATTGGAATCCCGTGAAGGCTTTCCACGTGCCTATAGGTTATTAACGCTACAAAATAACTTAATCCATACTGCAACACTAACTGAAATCGTTCGTGCAGAGAAACAAAAACTTTTTCCAACCGATATGGCTACTGTGGTCAATGACTTTTTGGTCAAACACTTTTCTGATGTAACTGATTATAATTTTACCGCACATGTAGAAAAAGAGCTGGATAAGATTGCACAAGGTGCTAAAATCTGGAATCAGATGTTAACTGAGTTTTATAGTGGTTTTTATCCTAAGGTGCAAGCTACTGCTGGTATAGATCGATCGATGGTAAACTATACCAGGCTCTTAGGAAAAGATCCAGCAACCAATGCGTCCTTAATCGTCCGATTGGGTAAATATGGCCCATTGGTTCAGTTAGGCATTGAAGCAGATGATCGTGAGGCCTCCCCTCGTTTTGCAGGATTACGGGCCAATCAGCGTATGGAAACGATTACATTAGAAGAAGCCTTAGAACTTTTTAAACTACCACGCATAGTTGGAACGTTTGAGACGCTACCACTGATGATTAACATAGGAAGGTTTGGTCCATATATCAAACATGGTACACTTTTTTATTCGATACCAAAAACGGATGATCCATTTACGATTAATGAAGAAGGTGCCATAGCCATTATTGAAGCAAAACGGAAAGCAGACGCAGAAAAGCTGATTAAAAGTTTTCCTGAAGATCCAATGATACAGATTTTAAATGGAAGATGGGGGCCATATATTAAAAATGGTAAAAACCATGCACGTATTCCTAAGGATATTACAGATCCCAACCTGCTTAGCTTAGAGGAATGTTTACATATTTTAGAAAACAATGTAAAATCAAAAAAAAGATAA
- a CDS encoding Rpn family recombination-promoting nuclease/putative transposase: MEKITPKIDLAFKKIFGVEENKDLLISLINATVSPEDQVRDVTLLNPYNAKSFRSDKLDVKAVGETGKIFNIEIQVTDEADYDKRALYYWAKLYTDQLKAAQTYSKLHKAIGIHILNFISIPDSDKYHNAFHITEKESGLPYFPDLELHTIELVKFSNDPNEDLSSLLKKVKNGLDIWTAFLTRHDLLNKDNLSEALATDSLKKALHVLDTVNFTDEERMAYEDRLKWWRIEAGTIEKFQKKAKEEGREEGREEGREEGMRIGEEQGKLEGIRIGEEKRNIEIAKTMLQKGYPLEDVVLLTGLSIKQVEELQ, translated from the coding sequence ATGGAAAAAATTACCCCAAAAATAGATCTGGCCTTCAAAAAAATCTTTGGTGTAGAAGAGAATAAGGATTTGCTGATTTCCTTGATCAATGCTACGGTTTCGCCAGAAGATCAAGTACGTGATGTGACCCTATTAAACCCCTATAATGCCAAAAGTTTTAGAAGTGATAAGCTAGATGTGAAAGCAGTAGGTGAGACGGGTAAAATATTTAATATAGAGATCCAAGTCACCGATGAAGCAGATTATGACAAACGTGCTTTATATTATTGGGCCAAGCTGTATACAGATCAGTTAAAGGCTGCACAAACTTATTCAAAGTTACATAAAGCAATAGGTATTCACATTCTTAATTTTATTTCTATACCAGATAGCGATAAGTATCATAATGCATTCCATATCACAGAAAAAGAGAGTGGTCTTCCTTATTTTCCGGATTTAGAATTGCATACGATAGAACTGGTTAAGTTTAGTAACGATCCTAATGAAGATTTATCAAGTTTATTGAAAAAGGTAAAAAATGGACTAGATATTTGGACGGCCTTTCTAACGCGTCATGACTTACTCAATAAGGATAACTTATCGGAAGCGCTAGCGACCGATAGCCTAAAAAAGGCCTTGCATGTCTTAGATACGGTTAATTTTACCGATGAAGAGCGAATGGCTTATGAAGATCGCTTGAAATGGTGGAGAATAGAAGCTGGTACAATAGAAAAATTTCAAAAGAAAGCTAAAGAAGAAGGAAGAGAAGAAGGAAGAGAAGAGGGAAGAGAAGAGGGTATGCGGATAGGGGAAGAGCAAGGGAAGTTAGAGGGTATCCGAATAGGAGAAGAAAAAAGAAATATCGAGATTGCCAAAACCATGCTGCAAAAAGGTTACCCTTTAGAAGATGTTGTTTTGTTAACTGGGTTGTCCATCAAACAGGTAGAGGAGTTACAGTAG
- the thrS gene encoding threonine--tRNA ligase, producing MIHMLIDGHKRSFPKGTTGLAIAQQIGVSMDILAVQVNQEVYDLTRAIEIDATLHFLRWEDDAGKQLFWHSSAHLLAAALEQLYPDVKFGIGPPIAQGFYYDVDLGAHTPDALDLGAIEKTIITLAQRKDPFIRRAVSKQEAVTFFTKKEDPYKLELLEGLVDGTITLYQQGDFIDLCKGAHLPHTGWVKAVKILNVSGAYWRGNEKNKQLTRIYGITFPTKKELADFLHVREEAKKRSHTKIGKALGLFTFSEKVGLGLPLWLPKGALLCDTLVQFLKKEQLNRGYQPVITPHIGHKNLYITSGHYEKYQEDCFQPIRTGEAEEEYLLKPMNCPHHCEIYNSAPRSYKELPIRLAEFGTVYRYELHGALHGLTRTRCFTQDDAHIFCRSDQVPEEFAKVIDLVLYIFGLLGFKDYIAQLSFRDPTSDKYIGQSTDWDLAEAAIQTIAQEKGLQTTTVLGEAAFYGPKVDFMVKDVLGRSWQLGTVQLDYQLPIRFDLTYMGADGRKHRPVMIHRAPFGSLERFIAILIEHTGGKFPLWLAPEQVALLSLSDKYNDYAAAVEQKLLDKGIRTTLDIRNETIGKKIRETTLRKVPYIIVVGEKEMASETVAVRRQDGQVSMRLDDFIQQICAEIATNRCI from the coding sequence ATGATTCACATGCTAATCGATGGCCACAAAAGGTCATTTCCAAAAGGAACTACTGGTTTAGCTATTGCCCAACAAATAGGGGTATCTATGGATATTTTAGCGGTTCAAGTTAATCAAGAGGTTTATGACCTCACGCGTGCAATTGAAATAGATGCTACCCTGCATTTCCTTAGATGGGAGGATGATGCAGGAAAACAGCTCTTTTGGCATTCCTCTGCACACCTTTTAGCAGCAGCTTTGGAGCAGCTTTATCCTGATGTTAAATTTGGTATAGGTCCCCCTATTGCACAAGGATTCTATTATGATGTAGATCTGGGTGCACATACTCCTGATGCTTTAGATCTAGGGGCGATAGAAAAAACAATCATTACGCTGGCCCAGCGAAAAGATCCATTTATCCGTCGAGCCGTTTCCAAGCAAGAAGCGGTCACCTTTTTTACTAAAAAGGAAGATCCTTATAAGTTAGAACTACTCGAAGGGCTAGTAGATGGTACGATTACCTTATACCAACAAGGTGATTTTATAGATTTGTGTAAGGGTGCCCATTTGCCCCATACTGGATGGGTGAAGGCTGTTAAAATTTTAAATGTTTCAGGGGCCTATTGGCGGGGCAATGAAAAAAATAAACAGCTTACCCGTATTTATGGAATTACCTTTCCTACTAAAAAAGAGCTTGCTGATTTTCTCCATGTTAGAGAAGAAGCCAAAAAAAGGAGTCATACAAAGATCGGAAAGGCCCTTGGCTTGTTTACTTTTTCTGAAAAGGTAGGGCTAGGGCTGCCCCTTTGGTTGCCTAAGGGTGCGCTACTCTGTGATACCCTGGTACAGTTTCTTAAAAAAGAGCAGCTCAACCGTGGGTATCAACCAGTGATTACCCCCCATATTGGCCATAAAAACCTTTACATCACCTCTGGCCATTATGAAAAGTATCAAGAAGATTGTTTCCAGCCCATTCGTACTGGTGAAGCTGAAGAGGAATACCTCTTAAAGCCTATGAACTGCCCCCATCATTGTGAGATTTATAATAGTGCGCCCCGTTCTTACAAAGAATTGCCCATACGTTTGGCAGAATTTGGAACTGTCTATCGCTATGAATTACATGGTGCTTTGCATGGGCTGACTAGAACCCGCTGCTTTACCCAAGATGATGCCCATATTTTCTGTCGTTCAGACCAAGTTCCAGAAGAATTTGCTAAAGTAATTGATTTAGTGCTTTATATATTTGGCTTATTGGGTTTTAAAGATTATATTGCGCAGCTCTCTTTTAGAGACCCTACTAGTGATAAGTATATAGGTCAGTCGACAGACTGGGATTTGGCAGAAGCAGCGATTCAAACCATTGCCCAAGAAAAAGGTTTACAAACCACTACTGTGCTTGGAGAGGCTGCTTTTTATGGCCCAAAGGTCGATTTTATGGTCAAGGATGTCTTAGGGCGTAGTTGGCAATTGGGTACTGTGCAGTTGGATTACCAACTGCCCATTCGGTTTGACTTGACCTATATGGGAGCTGATGGCAGGAAACATCGACCCGTTATGATCCATCGTGCCCCATTTGGTTCCCTAGAGCGATTTATAGCTATTCTTATTGAGCATACCGGTGGAAAGTTTCCACTCTGGCTAGCACCGGAACAAGTAGCGCTTTTATCGCTTTCTGATAAATATAATGATTATGCTGCGGCTGTAGAGCAAAAGTTATTAGACAAGGGGATTCGTACTACCCTAGATATCCGAAACGAAACGATTGGAAAAAAAATTCGTGAGACGACCTTGCGCAAAGTCCCCTATATCATAGTGGTTGGGGAAAAGGAAATGGCCAGTGAAACCGTTGCCGTTCGAAGACAAGATGGACAAGTCAGTATGCGTTTGGATGATTTTATTCAGCAGATTTGTGCGGAAATAGCTACGAATCGGTGCATATAG